CCCGTAAGAGTACCCAGCCGTGAGAGTGGCGTTGGACTTTGCGAAACAGaccgttgttgctgttgctgttgttgttgttgcacctCGGGTTTCTGTTGAAAAAGTTGCAATCCCTTCAAATTCTCTAGtacctgttgttgctgtagTACTTGTAACTGCTCCAGCTGCTGAAGTGCTTCCGGTAAAGGCAACTCTTGCTGCGGCGGCTCAATTTCTTGTGACTGTGTTTGCTCCTTACCATGTCCTTCAAGCGAAGCAGATCCACCACTTGGGTTGCCGCTGTTCTcttctgcttcctcctcGGTTACCTTCTGCGTGTTACTTTCGTCGTGATCCATGTAAATGGGCATCGACGGATGTAGGAAGGAAAGTGGCACATCATCGCGCAGCATCACACTACCAAGATATAAAACTTGCTGCGCAGCGCTCACTCCCAGCTGCTTCTCCACCTGCATTTTAATGTAACGCACAGTGTAATGACCGAGATTTGCACTCGGTACTGCCACTTGGAGCGATACTGAGTTAATTTGATCACTGCTAGTCTTGGATTCATTCactacttctttctttcccgcGTCAGCACGGTCAACGCCGTTCTCCCCACTGGTTGTGCCTTCACCCGCGACCACCTTTGGCTTATTACTTTTTCCGGTGATGGTAAAGGTCGTCGTTTCCACTGCCACATCCAATGAGTCCgttgaaacagaaggaacCTTGGATGGGGATGTTATTCCCTCATCCTCGCTTACATCCACCATCGGCGCCGCTACCTCTACCCACGTCAGTGCAGGAGAGGGAACATGCACTCTGTACGTCTTGATAAAGTTGCATATCTCATCATTCAGTGTTCCGCGCCGGGAGGAGGACGTTCGGGTGCGCTCTCTGTTTCGCGTTGCTGCTTCTATGGTTGCGACATCCAAATCAGCCCTGGGCTTCCTTGAACGGCGCACTGGATCGCGCGTTTCATAACTTTTCGTGGTATCCTTCACCTCATGGTGCCGAGGCACGGCGGCGCAGGACTCGGAGGCTGTAAGTTTTTTTCTATGATTCCCTGAAGTGGACCTGTGCTTTGCGCTAGTGGCACGCCTGGCCGAAGCCATCTTTTCTGCAGCAGCGTTGTAGAGCACCTTTAATGCGTCATTCAGTGcttgtttctcctttccacGTTCTCGCCCACTCTGTTTGTCGGCAGAGTGCACTCGTTCTCTATGCCGTCGCTTTTGCGAGTGATgacgctgctgttgctgttccaTCAGGCGGCGCTGCTGGCGATGACTGTTATAATAACCAGACTCCACTTCAGCAGTAGTGGACGACCGAAGCGGCGATGGGGCGAGCACCTCTCCCAAGGCGAAACGCCGCTTTAATGCATTCCTCTCGCGATTTCCAACATCAGAAGGGCTGCCACAACTGGCAGGCCAACCGTCCATCGTTCCGTATGGGCTTCCGCTGATGTAGCTAACATCGTTGTCCAAGCAAATTGCAACGTCGTTGTTGTCATTGCCCGCCGTGACATGTAAATTGCCGCTGCCATCACTGTTAGTCTCTCTGTTGGTACCGCTATCGTGATTTTTTACCAGCCCCTTGTTGTTCTCTATGACACTAGGGGTTTCATCACTGCACACTACCATGTTGGTGCTGTCGACATTACCGTCCCCAATGTTATTCTCCCCATCGGTGTTCATATGGCAACCAGTGACACTCGTGTCACATTCACGTGAATCATCGCGGCGGTGAACCACACGGCGAACGAGAGGAGGTGCGGAAGGCGGTGGCGAGCGATTAACTTCCGCACCGGACAATAACCCGTTTACAGGAGGGCAGCGCCAGGGTGGTTTCCCAGCCTGCAACACCGAACGTACACGAAGACTCAAATGCTTCAAATCAACATCCGAACATCGATTTTCGGAACCGTCGCTTCCCAACGTCGGCGAATGCTCGCTGGAATGCGGGATCGATGAAACGAAGAGAGAGGGCGACGTCAGAGGGATCAAAGGGGGTTCCGCACCGACATGCATTCGGTATGGTACGTATCTATGTACTTATATCAACACTGTTGCCTAAATaagtgatatatatatatatatatatatatatgtgtgtgtgtatacgttTGCGCTTATGCGCCTGTGAGCGTCACTTCTAATCTATTTAGGGGCTATAAGAGTAGAGAGACGGTAAAATGCAGCTGTCCTGGGTGagtgaaagggagaaagCAATCAGATaacaatattttcttttattgttaggagaaaaaaaaaacccgcAATATCCGGCCGGATTGCCGCTTGCGCTGCCATGCTTTAgtgtttccttcctcttccacttGACGAGATCGTCCCCCTAGTCTGATACGCAAACTCGACTTTCCCATCTCTTCATCTCTACATGCCAACCTCACGTCAAGTCCGTACACGTATATCGGAAAAACGCGTTGagttccctctccctctccctctcccaaTCCAATGCCGGTATAGGCGCAACAGGGGTGTTGAAGGCAAACGACAGCTCCATGCCACATGTCAACGTGAAGAAGATCCCAGAAAAGCACATGTATACAAGCAcctcattgtttttttaaaaagcgCCGccactcccccccccccaaagaaaatgaataaattaGCACGGAAACTACGTTGTTTCAATCGTCTGCGACACCAGAAAATTATATTTCGACGCCAGCGTACTCCAACAGCGGCTGCCGATCACATCACCATCGGACCACGAGGAGCACAGCTGCTTCAACCACGACAAAAGCAACAGACCAATCATGCAGACGGCGTCTCGATCCTCTTTCCTCAAGTCCATAACATCAGCGGAAACGGCTGTGGTCGATATCCGGGCCTGCACATGCAGGTGTGCGGTATGGTCAGTACCCATCGGTAGAATTCCTTCCGTCCCCTCCACTCCGGGGggtttctcttcatttttgtcaGCGTCCAATGCTTTAACCACCTGCAGTGATCCATATTGCCGAACCGTGTTGAGCGCCACAAGCAACGTGGCTTCAATAAGTGTGGGCATGATTTTCTCTACAGCACGGTTAAGTGCACGCACACTATGGCTGGCGGCTGTAGGCGTTATAACCGCTGTGTTGGGTAATGGCATTAATGGCAGCGGTCCACGTGCCGAAGTGTTTGCAAGTACGGAAGCGGGAGGCACAAGTGAAGGGTCCGCACTCGTTCCCCTACTATTATTCCCACTGCCCGCTGGCTTATTTGCGCCCCCGCCTTGATGACCACCGTGTGATGCCACCATATTGGCCACATCTTCATCTAACAGCGGGTGTGCCCCACCGTTCCTTCCAATATCATTCAGCGTAAAAAGGTATGACAAGCACATGCAGCAGCGGGCGGCAGCGAGAAAAGCAGGGTTTCTACATGAATTTCCACCGCTACTGCAACTCCCTGTCCTCGCAGCGACCGTGGTGTTGGTATTGCCGTTCCCCCTTGCTGCGTCGGCAGATGCGTAGGCTAGCCGTACGACTTCATCAAGGATaaagctcatcaagtgcagtgCGGCCTTTTGGTGCTCAACTGCGAATACCATGCGCTCCGCTATGCGTTCACCATTCAGCAACGACGCAGCTAACTTACCTATACGTTCCTCCAGTGTCATCCCACAACAGGTGGCAGAGGATCCAGCAGTCGATGATGACGAAGGGGGAGCCGTAGTCGTAGTAGTAGAAGTAGTCGCCACTCCTCCCAGTTCTTCCACAATGTGGTCCATTGAGAGCAGTTTCTCCCActtctccacttcctctttccccagCGCTACAAAGTAGGTGCCCTCGGATACGCACATCCGCGAGAGCCACAAGGCCGACGGCTGCGGACGCGCCGCGCCGACTGCAGAGGCGTTCGAACTCCGTCCACTACCGTCTGTGGGCTTACCTTTCGTTTCACGAGGCCCTCCGGTGCAGGCACCAAGGAGGCACTCTGGCCCACTCGATATCGGCGGCGGTGGGATCCATGCGTAGGCATCTTTCCCCCGCTCAATCTGAAACGGCTCCGTTCGCCATTTTAACAACGTATCGCCTTGTAACAACGAGTACAGTCGCCAGCGGTAGTACAACTGCTGTGGATCCTTCCACGTGCCACGCAGAAAGGCAAAGTGATGGTTGTTCGCCTCCCGTCGCATaatttcctcctccgccgTTGGACCGCCTTGCACGATGTAAAATGCAACAAGATCGATGAAGGCTGCGACATCGACGGGAAGGTCGGACGGTACCTGCAGACACGGTGCGGAGGCTGCGATGACGTATTGCGGCTCGTCACCACTTCGGCCACTGTGATATGAACGGCCGCTATCGGAGTCACGATAGCGGTGGTAACTGCCGTGATGATAATGCCGATTGTGGCTGCCCTTCGGACTAGTCGAGCGCTCCCGCTTAGCGCCGGCACTGTTGCTCCCACCCCTGCTACCACTGTAGCCGTAGCCGTAGCTGTAGCTGTGATCACTGTTTGGCATGGGCTGATGAGGGAAACTGCTATAATGTTTGTCCCACTGTAAAGGTAGCCAAATACGTGTGTGCCTGTAATTGGCTTGATAATTTCCTTGCGCCGCGGTGTTTGCAGAGCGCAACGCCTCCCAGGATCTTCGAACCGCGGTGGAGTGAACAACTAGGACTGGTCTAGTTGGTTCCCTTAACTGGCTCGTTAAGTTTGCAATAGAGTTTTATGGAGCGGTTAAACTTACAACCCTATCTGCAGTGAGCACTTATCGTTTCGATAGATTCACAGGTGCAAGCATTCCCGTAGTTCGTGTTCACAACCGGAAAAGAAGGGTAAATCaacaggaagaaagaaacagcagTGACCTAACGAAGTGACGGCATCAGTAGCGTGTTACGAAGCGAAGCTACCGTGCTGGGACAGCCACAGACACGTGGTCACATATGTGTTAACAGATATTCAAACGCAAACACGGGAACACTCAATCCGTTTCACCCATGCGATCGGAACGGCAAATGCGGATGCCAACGGCGGCTGACGAATCAGAACGaaaccaacagcagcactAAGAGCATTGACAACAAAGGCGCCCCCGCGCCTTCGGTAATGCAAAATCTGATAAGCATTGTGCCTTTTGTCATTGGATTCCACCAAggctcaagaaaaaaaaaagcacctCCCCCCCTTCACCCGAAATGCACTGAAGTAACCACAGGAGTGGCAAGCACCCCTACAATCGAAGGCGGTCAATATCCTCCTGCTTGAACTCCACGCGGCAGCGAAGAACACGGCGTTTCTCATCCGGCGTAAGCTCGTTGCCACCGTATATGAACCCCCCGCCTTGAAACGCCTTCTGGTCCTGTTTCTGCTCCGCCTCGCGTGGGTGATCCAAAAGTAGCAGCGCTGTCATGTCCATCAATTGAATGAAAGGCTCCCGCAGCTGTTCCTCATGCGCTCGACCAGTAAAGAAGGTGCGGAATGTCCGCACCTCACGGTCCACCTGAAGTGCGCCATAGGCGCTGATGGACTTGCGGAGAAGCAACGAACGCGCCACCGATACGACACGCTTGACAAGGGCCAGTAGCAGCAAGTCGAAGGAGCGTGGGTCAAGATAGGTATCAAAGTGTGCTAAAGCAGCATCTGCTGCGGCGATGAACGCTTGCACCCATGGGTCGCTTAGTTCATATTGATAAAACACATCCTCTGTCATTTCGTAAGAGAGTGTGGCAAATGGTTCGATATGCCGCGCGAGGTGCGCCTGATAACACCGTTCCGCATAGTCCTCTAGCTTTTGTTGTATTCCTGTGGATAACTCACGGGCAGTGCCGTCCATATCATCAGCTTGTTCCGAGAAGCGTAGCACATCCTTTCCACTGAATTGCGAGCGCGAAAGCTGCCGCAACTCGTCTGCAAAGCGACGTATATATGTGATCGTACACTGTGTTGCCGCTGTCCAGCGCAGAATGCGAGTTGGGACAGTATACAGGTAGTTGTGtccttgctgctgctgtgccCGCTGTTGGTGCACTGTTTGAAGTTTTTGGAGCTGTGTGGTGTGGGGCAGTGCAGTATACCTGTTCAGAGTGGGGATTAGTTGGGACTGGACAAGTTCTCCGCAGGCAATGAAAACCGCCGAAATAATTTGCGTGGACTTTGTGTTCACCGCCCGATGCAAGGATATACGGAGAAAGTAGAAGACATCGTCTGGAAGTGTGATCGGCGCCAACTGTTGACTACTGGTGGAACTAAGAAAGTCTTCATCGATCACGGCAATCCCTGAGTTGTTCCCAGCACCACTTACGCTACTGTTCACAAGGGCACCAACCATACCACTGGCATCATTGCCACCGGTGTTGGCACTGCTTCCCGATGTTGTGGAATTATATATGGCCGCAGCCAATCCGGTCATCAaagttgctgctgccttGTTTGAGGTTGTGGATCCGTACCCCACCTGTTGCTTCGTGCTGTTATTGCCTGCAGTTACGGCAGCCGTAGTTGAAGGCATTGGGTGTTCGTGGCTGCTGGCATTAATGGCGTCTAACTGTATCTGCAGTACTTGGTGGAACGCGGCTTCAAAGTAATGCGTCTGAAGGGGAACAAAAATGGCAAGTATCTCTTGCACAGCAGTCATGAGAGGGTTATCCCGCGAGGACCACAGGGAGTCTGCCGACTGATTCATACCATCGTTTTGTTCTCGTGCTCCTCCCTCCTTCTCTCGCACCCGCTGAGTACACTCCTGCTGCTTGGACTGAGCAAAGGTCCAGTAAAGATGGTAGCAAGATACGAGATGGGACATCTCCTCCAATATTTGATCTGTACGACGCGGATCCAGTGTTGTACCGCGACTTTGAAGGGCACGGGGTTGACGCGGTGAGGTGACAGCACTCCTGCCACTGTTATCATTACTTTCCCCACGAGGTGACGGAGAGTTATTCGTACAGTCTACCGCCTGCAGTACCTCCTGTCGCTTCTTCAGGAAGTCTTTTAGCACAGGCACACATTGACTTGTTGACCGGCTGTGTAGCTCCGTCAGAAGCAAGAGAAGTCCAGCATCCCCAAACGTTTCGAGAACAaactcctcctcattttcgaAGGTTGCTACCACCAAGTCAAGCCCCGCAGAGACCAACGCTAAATGGCTCATGCCCGCTTCATTTGGGTCATCGATCTTTCGCAGTTCACGCTCAACCATCTTATTAAGTGCGACAATGGTATGTTCGCACATCCACGAGCAGTACATGCAACAACACTCGTCGCGAAACCCGAGAAGCGTAAGCAGCCGCACAGTGTCCATTATTGTCTGCTTGTCGTTGACAACCTTTGCTGAGTAGAACCTCTTCATGAGTTTTTCGCGAACCGTCTGCCGGGCATTTACGATAATGCGATCCACCTCATCGTCAACCTCCCCGCGATTAGCGGTGACGTCGTTATCATTGTGTGCGGCTCTTCCACCGTATTCATCGCAACCACTGGAGCCCTTTTTCCAAGTacccttcctcctcatttttgcAGCTGCCTTTACCCGCGGTTCAGCCGCTGTTTCGTGGCCTCCAGCAGTCGATGAGGTGGAGGCGAGGACACCGCCCTCATCACCTATTCCCTGCGTTTGAAGCGTTTCCCCAACGGTTACTGCCGACActgtctcttttctttcttccatttgttcATCGGATGATAATTTCACCGCCGGCTgcacttcttcctcttcctcctcctcctcctccacgcCGCTCACCACTTCCTCACCGTGTTCATcctctccctcctcttcacgtAGCAGAATGCGAGCTGACACACTGCGGCCACCCAATTTTCCGCTTGCCTCTTCGTACTTACGTATCAACTGCACAGCACTCTCCAATTCATCGCGATCGATCATGGTTTGCACCGCTATAACCGACCGTCTCATCTCCTGCAGGGAGTCCGCAACCATTCGCGCGGCCCGCACGCGGCTAAGAAGGAAGTCTAACTGCTTTACCCGTCTGGAACTTGACTCCGCCAAAGAGGCACTTATAGCGATGTGTCGTGCGAGCCCAGCCCCGCGATCGGCAAACTGCGGAAGCAGACCATACGAGACAGCTTTGATTTCCTCGATACTGGATGAGAGGCTTCCGCCATCGGCTATAACACTGCGTGCGATATCCTGTGCAATGTGCTGGCGCTGCTCTGTGAGTTTTGCTACGCGCCGGAGCAAAAACTCCACGCGGTCATCAAGCGAATTCCACACCTGCTGGCTTTGCTGTTGTGGATGGGATTGGGATTGATATTGCTCCATCTGAAAAGACAGAACGACAACCAACCTTCTTTAACTGTACCCCCTCCCCCGTTTTAATCGGTGCTCCTCTGAGTTTCTTCTTATGCTCGTAGGGTAGTACACGTAGCCGGACGTCCCCcggttttcccccttcctacTAAGTTAGTGACGCAAAGCGATTGAAGGCATGAAGGGTGGAGTGAGAAAAACCATAGgagcaaataaaagaaaatgcaatgATGGAAATATATGCAACGAGGGGGCGAGCAAAAAAAGTCAACTGTGTGCGCCACGCTCATAGTGCAAAAACCACATGACACCCCTATATACGCATCCTTCTTCTCCattacttttcttccttttgataAGAATGGTCAGAGGGAGGCGGTACGCATCAGGTTTCGGAAGCGCGGAGCGTAAGTACACCCACCATCAAAGTACTAAAATATGGTACCTTCTGCGGCATATTGCCCGAAAAGAGTTCCGCACCCGCACCCGCACAGACGGGCGCACCCcgctttccctctccttttaGACAAAGACCAGctggaagagggaaaacggTAATACGTTAAGTTGTGATGGTGCCATGCGGGGAGCGCTGAGCACACGCCTGCATGAGGGCTGCGAGCACGGAAGGAATCTGAATCTGACGGCACTTTTGCTGTTGGATGATGTCGGAGCCGATCGCGGGTGTTGTGCAGTTTGCCTCAGCACAGCTTACGAGAAAAGCCCAGAGCGGCTGTAACACCGCCTCATCAGATTGAAACAGACTCCGCGCGTGGTTCGTAGCTTGCTTTCCCTCCGTGCGCTGCCGTGTCAGCGATTCCTCACCTTTTGCCCTCCCATTGCGTCCATACGGTCGGCCCTGGTCACCCCCGCCATCAACATTGCCATCTTCATCACTGTCGTTATATTCTCCATCGTCTTGTTGCAATTCCGGGAACAGATCTTCGGTGTCCGCGTCCGCTCTCGATCCTGTCAGCTCACACCGGTCCCGTTTCTGCGCCCGGGATTTTTCAGAGGACCATGTGTCAGTCACTGGTGACGCATTTCCCAGCACAAAATCGTTACCACCACCGCTGCGTTGCTTATTCGTCCCGTCCCCACCGATACTGAAGCCACTTTTATCGCCTTTACGGGAAAGGTGTTGCTGTGCCCTCTGAACAAGTGCTGACGGAAGCGCTACAAGGGACACCGCCACGCCACTTGCACCTGCGCGACCTGTACGCCCCACACGATGGATATACCTCTGTACCGCCCCCTCTTCACCGTCACTTCGACTGGCATTATCACTGCTCAAAGCTTGAACTACGGAGGGCATATCGTAATTTATCACCAACATGACGTTTGGCACGTCCAGACCGCGGGCTAACAAGTCGGTTGTGATCAATACCCGCCGCCCCCCGCTTCGAAAAGCGTCGACGAGACGCTGCCGCTGCACCTGCGACTGCTCTGAGTGGACGATTGCCACGGAGCGCAGATTGTCAAAAGGCGATGAGGACTGGCCATGCCGAGGCAACCGCTGAGTCTTGTGTGCCTGAAGTGCTTTCGGTGTCTCACCAACGAGGGTTTCCAGTGGGAAGGTGTCCGCCAAATTCATGAGCCGTGAAGCCTCAGCACTCAACTCGTTACCTAGGGCATCGCACGTCCGTTTCTCATTGGCAAACACCACAATGGGTGGCGTGGCGTACACCAAGTAATTAACAAGACGGGAAAACTTTACAGGGTGTACCAATGGGTTCCTACGCCTCTCACTTACCTGTGGTCCCCCTTTCCCatttttcttaccttccGTTGCCGGAGcttttcttccatcatctcctttcacttccttatttccctctttgtcaTGGAACTCCACCGTCGACGACGTATCCGGGTCACTCGGCACCACTTCAAACGCTTGCACGATGGTGGAGCAGCTGTGCGGCACACGCACCACGACGTATCCATCGAGTGAAAAATACTTATTTGCAATCCCCTCGCACACACTACCAAGTGTTGCGGTGAACATGAGAGTTTGCCGCGGCCGCGGACAACGCTCTAACACAGCAATAAGactctgttgttgctgctgttcaaTGAGCATGCGATCCGCCTCATCCATCACAACGATGCCTACACTTCCAAGTGCCAATAGACGCTGCAGTAGCAATGCCTCGAGCTGTCCCACAGTTCCGATCACAACATGAGCCCCGGCTAGTAGTTCCTCGTACTGTGCATCTGCCCGCTCGCCCCCAACAATCTTCACAACACGTATTTCATCCAGTGCATTATATGGTGGGTCGTTGCTCCGCTTCCCTTCAGTGGAAGGCACGACAACGGGGCGCTcgtgctgcagcagcgacTTCATTTCGTTGTCTGGAATTCCGCTCACCAACTGTTGTGCCTCTCGCGTTATTTGATCAGCCAACTCACGCGTGGGAACCACCACGAGCGCCAGCGGACCCTGGGATGCAAATCGATCCTCGTCACATTTCCTAAAAGCGCTGCTGTTACCACCGTCGTCACCTGTCTTCCCGCTGCGGTCACCTTTGAGCCGCGACGGGGGAGACACAATTGTCGCGAGCAATGGAATGAGGTAAGCAGCTGTTTTCCCGCTTCCCGTCTCAGCTACAGCAAGTACATCGATCCGTCCGCTTCCCAATGGTGGGGATGCGTCAACATCGACACCAGAAGGTGCCAGGGCTACCGGGACGCACTGCGACTGAATGGGTGTTGGCAGAAGGAATCGCCGAGCCACCACCGTACCAAGTGCCAAAGGCAGACGGGCTTCCTCCCAGCAGCGTATGGGTTGTAATGCTTCACCGCTGAAAGCGGTGGCTAAAGAATTTCTAGCACCAGCACCACCGCTGTTGTTGATATTGCCAGTGACGGAGGAACCGTGGCGGCGGCGAGCCACAACTTCTATGCGAATGCCTATCTGTTGACGGAAGACGTCCCACCCAGTAGATGTCATCGCCTTTAGTGGTCGTTTGCTCCAATGCAAACCGACTTGTACTTCTTGACGGAACATGTTTTCTTCGGTACTCCCTTTACTAACggtgttgctgccgctgctgctgctgcagtggCGTTCCTCGCCATAACCTCCGTGAATGGCTGTCGGCACCGAGGAAGTAATTGTTTTACCACTCATTCCAGTGCCTGACTGCAGCTGGGATTGCTGCTGTCGACGAAGTTtgcgaagaagaagagggtcACGCGGAATTACACCCCTAcgcgccgctgctgccggtACGCCTGCGGTTTCCAGCAGTGTTGTCGATACCTTTACGGCAGGTGTCGCATTTGTCCCCGCCACGGCAGATGTTTTTCCCTCGTTATTCCTTCCTTCGCGGCCAATATTGTGAGGATGCGGCCCGTCACCATCGTTGCTCTTACGGGCAGCCTCTTCTCGTGCGTAGTTAACCACTGCCCTGTAAATGGCTGAGTTCTCAATGACTGAAGGAGGCATTAATGAATTTTGTGAGTGTTTTCCCTCCCCGCATCCGAGTGCGACAGGAAGAAGTTGCTTCTCCACCAGGTGAAGGAATGCTATATTTACATCACCTGTTGGACCGTCGTACGACCTGACTGCAGGACTGGCGCCGCCAGTATTATTGTTGCATGCGTTCATGCcgcttgttttattttttcttgtgcttGGGCTTGTGCGGAGGGTTGATAACGggattaacaaaaaaaaaaagaaagagcaacCATATCACAGCGCACTAACAAGACAAACATCCCGAAAGAGAAAATGTGTGAAACACGTTTAGCGGGCCACAGTTCAGTTCCACTGCAATGGCAGTGTGGAAAGTGGTCAAGACATTCAGGTAAGGCAGGAGGAGTGTAggtggaagaagaagaagtgaaTGTCAACAAACAGGGGCAATTAACGAACAACTGAactgaaagaagaaatgaaaaaaaaaaatgcgtaCCTTCCAGTCCGCTCACGGAACTGCCATTAGGAAGCagacaaaaatcaaaaaaggaaacaaccacccgaagacacacacacacacaaaagatgTCATTTCCCACCAAACAAACGGCCCTTTTCTCGTGTGACGGCTGGAGTTGCACGACCCTTTGACCGAAGTGGGAGTGCAGAGCCGCTAAACATGCGCAGGTGACGGCGGACCGTCTGCTTACCCACTTGATAATATGTATATCATGTACCCTCTTCATTCCCTTGTAATAAataatatcaaaaataataataatataaaacaaGAAACGCTGAAtattccttattttttttcctctttcgcTGCGCTTCCCACAGCACGAGGAAAGcaagagagaaataaagcgtaccaacaacaacaacaaaaagccCTTTTGCATCGAGCCGGTCGGAGGCGCCAGCAGCaacttattttccctcttcctcttcctcttcttacGATCTCGCCTCTGTGCTAGCCACCGCCCATTCCCTTTtgcgaaaaaagaaaaacaattatCGTTTGCCCACTTTGCttatcacatttttttttttgcttccccaACCTCTTCCACAATTTTGGCTGCTTCGTTTTCGTTCCCTCTGCTGTAACcagagaagagggaaacaaatacacaaataataacagttAAACGCCCGCATGCCATAATCAAGCCATATACAAACCAGTCACgggtgaagaaaaaggtaGACAAACGACAACATCTTCACATGACCAGTGACATTTAGGAGCACCAGcagaacaaagagaaaaaggttAAAATTgacataaatacaaaaaaaaaactacaacaacaaaaaacagcacaacaccaacaccaaagaaggggaaggggaagggtaGCAATGTGGAAAGAGTCCCAATAGACACGCCCGTAATATAAAGCAGGAAGACGGTCCACAATGCAGATGTGCGGCTatcgcatatatatatatatatatgtaatgcATACAtctacacatacatatgtcGGAAGAATGTAAGCAAAGTTGGAAGATATAGGGTAGAAAGACCGCTTCCAGGCTGTCAGCCACTAGTTTATGCACATGCACACGCAGCAAATTTTCAGAGAGAAGGTAGAAACCCGTTGATGAGGGGCTAAACGTGTTAGGGTAACGGAAGATCACGCCAAGTGTCGTAAAGcgctgaaagaaaaaataagaatCTGGAGCTTTACAGTTCAAAGTGGTCCCAGCCTACTTTTAATATGCCGCAACCGACCGTCACGGTCGAGTTTCCACAACATCACCACCATCCATAAACtctccgtttttttctttgcttcttgTTACCCGctccttttcttattcttcTCATCATATCGGTTTGAATTCCCAACACATCCCCCTTTGACGCCATGTaagttatttcttttttttatacttCAAGCACCCGCGTCTCTCCCCcctccattttccttttttcccttctttcacaTCTTTGGGCGTGCACGACGCGACCTCAGtgacacgcaaaaaaaaaaaaaggcaaaaactTCCAGCATATCTCATAACAACATGCGTATGGACAAGCAAGAGGACGAGCTAAATTCGACTCTCCCCCTCCCAcctctcaaaaaaaaaaaaaacactaaaCACTACACAAATACAATCATATAAGCACGTAAccacacataaataaataaatatatttatgttcATGTGAATATAAGTAATAACAGcgtaacaaaaaatgaataagTGTGCGCAACCGAGGTGGaaaatggggggggg
This portion of the Trypanosoma brucei brucei TREU927 chromosome 7, complete sequence genome encodes:
- a CDS encoding ATP-dependent DEAD/H RNA helicase, putative (identical to SP|P23394| Pre-mRNA splicing factor RNA helicase PRP28 (Helicase CA8) {Saccharomyces cerevisiae} (PMID:7520570)), which translates into the protein MNACNNNTGGASPAVRSYDGPTGDVNIAFLHLVEKQLLPVALGCGEGKHSQNSLMPPSVIENSAIYRAVVNYAREEAARKSNDGDGPHPHNIGREGRNNEGKTSAVAGTNATPAVKVSTTLLETAGVPAAAARRGVIPRDPLLLRKLRRQQQSQLQSGTGMSGKTITSSVPTAIHGGYGEERHCSSSSGSNTVSKGSTEENMFRQEVQVGLHWSKRPLKAMTSTGWDVFRQQIGIRIEVVARRRHGSSVTGNINNSGGAGARNSLATAFSGEALQPIRCWEEARLPLALGTVVARRFLLPTPIQSQCVPVALAPSGVDVDASPPLGSGRIDVLAVAETGSGKTAAYLIPLLATIVSPPSRLKGDRSGKTGDDGGNSSAFRKCDEDRFASQGPLALVVVPTRELADQITREAQQLVSGIPDNEMKSLLQHERPVVVPSTEGKRSNDPPYNALDEIRVVKIVGGERADAQYEELLAGAHVVIGTVGQLEALLLQRLLALGSVGIVVMDEADRMLIEQQQQQSLIAVLERCPRPRQTLMFTATLGSVCEGIANKYFSLDGYVVVRVPHSCSTIVQAFEVVPSDPDTSSTVEFHDKEGNKEVKGDDGRKAPATEGKKNGKGGPQVSERRRNPLVHPVKFSRLVNYLVYATPPIVVFANEKRTCDALGNELSAEASRLMNLADTFPLETLVGETPKALQAHKTQRLPRHGQSSSPFDNLRSVAIVHSEQSQVQRQRLVDAFRSGGRRVLITTDLLARGLDVPNVMLVINYDMPSVVQALSSDNASRSDGEEGAVQRYIHRVGRTGRAGASGVAVSLVALPSALVQRAQQHLSRKGDKSGFSIGGDGTNKQRSGGGNDFVLGNASPVTDTWSSEKSRAQKRDRCELTGSRADADTEDLFPELQQDDGEYNDSDEDGNVDGGGDQGRPYGRNGRAKGEESLTRQRTEGKQATNHARSLFQSDEAVLQPLWAFLVSCAEANCTTPAIGSDIIQQQKCRQIQIPSVLAALMQACAQRSPHGTITT
- a CDS encoding RNA binding protein, putative, whose amino-acid sequence is MPNSDHSYSYGYGYSGSRGGSNSAGAKRERSTSPKGSHNRHYHHGSYHRYRDSDSGRSYHSGRSGDEPQYVIAASAPCLQVPSDLPVDVAAFIDLVAFYIVQGGPTAEEEIMRREANNHHFAFLRGTWKDPQQLYYRWRLYSLLQGDTLLKWRTEPFQIERGKDAYAWIPPPPISSGPECLLGACTGGPRETKGKPTDGSGRSSNASAVGAARPQPSALWLSRMCVSEGTYFVALGKEEVEKWEKLLSMDHIVEELGGVATTSTTTTTAPPSSSSTAGSSATCCGMTLEERIGKLAASLLNGERIAERMVFAVEHQKAALHLMSFILDEVVRLAYASADAARGNGNTNTTVAARTGSCSSGGNSCRNPAFLAAARCCMCLSYLFTLNDIGRNGGAHPLLDEDVANMVASHGGHQGGGANKPAGSGNNSRGTSADPSLVPPASVLANTSARGPLPLMPLPNTAVITPTAASHSVRALNRAVEKIMPTLIEATLLVALNTVRQYGSLQVVKALDADKNEEKPPGVEGTEGILPMGTDHTAHLHVQARISTTAVSADVMDLRKEDRDAVCMIGLLLLSWLKQLCSSWSDGDVIGSRCWSTLASKYNFLVSQTIETT